In Erigeron canadensis isolate Cc75 chromosome 1, C_canadensis_v1, whole genome shotgun sequence, a single window of DNA contains:
- the LOC122595729 gene encoding uncharacterized protein LOC122595729: MVVLSPVMFPVMTFMLVCILNLGTDRPDIISRIFKIKLDHLIHELKNDCLFGPIEAAGHKFPIVTDIDSVISVEIPDKEEDPELYELVKLFMMHGPCGADNPNCPCMVKNKCTKNFLKKFEDESSIDPEGYPIYRRRNIGNVVEKDGKQLDNRSVVPYNATLLRKYQCHMNVEWCNQTGFIKYLFKYINKGPDRVTASVYQTNIKDSATRPKKPEDEVKNYLDCRYVSACEAAWRIFAFDIHYRHPLVQWMATNARDKFARTLKYVDFPKHYVWLRDKRIWKRRDYSYTSIGRITYVPIALGDIYYLRILLNHIRGPKCFKDLKKVNGKDCKTYKEACQEMGLLDDDKKYVSAIQEASAWASESYLRNFLVMLLVSNSVTRPDFLWNQTKDLLSADILFNQRRLLNCPGLVLPEAELQLICLAEIEQLLLSNGSTLKNFPEMPYPSANYSLTSEQQQIYQTVIEAVAEKDGGVFFVYGYGGTGKTFLWKTITVALRSRGEIVLNVASSGIASLLLSGGRTAHSRFFIPINVNENSVCSIEPNSELADLINKTTLIIWDEAPMIHKHCFEALDRTMRDILRSTQPNSEHQVFGGKVILFGGDFRQILPVIPHGSRSNIVNASLNSSYIWQHCKVLKLTVNMRLRIGGDQTNVQEITEFADWILQLGEGLLGDSNDGEVDIQIPDNLLILDSVNPLSSLIEFTYPDIHNSLNDPLYFQQRAILAPTHDVVNEINERLLEMMPGSPIEYLSSDSLAECVDTTDADQALYSSDVLNNLRMSGLPNHKLVVKVGVPVMLLRNIDQPNGLCNGTRLQVIKLGKHVIEAKIITGTNIDHHTLISRLKMTPSDKRIPDKITRKQFHLSVCFAMTINKSQGQSLDRVGLYLPRPVFSHGQLYMAVSRVKTKKGLKILITDEDKKVTNNTTNVVYKEVLQNL; the protein is encoded by the exons ATGGTTGTGTTGTCCCCTGTTATGTTTCCTGTAATGACTTTTATGTTGGTATGTATTTTGAACCTTGGTACTG ATAGGCCTGATATTATATCAAGGATATTCAAGATTAAGTTGGATCATCTTATTCATGAGTTGAAAAATGATTGCTTATTTGGTCCAATAGAAGCAG CTGGACACAAGTTCCCCATCGTCACTGATATCGACAGTGTAATAAGTGTTGAGATACCAGACAAAGAAGAAGATCCAGAGTTATATGAACTTGTCAAACTGTTCATGATGCATGGTCCTTGTGGAGCTGATAACCCAAACTGTCCATGTATGGTAAAAAACAAATGTACGAAGAACTTTCTTAAAAAATTCGAAGACGAAAGCTCAATTGACCCAGAAGGATATCCTATATATAGACGTCGTAACATAGGTAATGTAGTTGAGAAGGATGGTAAACAACTTGACAATCGTTCAGTTGTACCCTACAACGCTACACTACTTCGAAAGTATCAGTGCCATATGAATGTTGAATGGTGCAACCAAACTGgttttatcaaatatttgttCAAATACATCAACAAAGGACCTGATAGAGTAACAGCTTCTGTTtatcaaacaaatattaaagacTCTGCTACTCGACCGAAAAAACCAGAAGACGAGGTAAAAAATTACCTTGATTGTAG ATATGTATCTGCTTGTGAAGCGGCTTGGAGAATTTTTGCATTTGACATACATTATAGGCATCCACTTGTTCAA TGGATGGCAACAAACGCAAGAGACAAATTTGCTCGAACTTTGAAATATGTAGACTTTCCAAAGCATTATGTTTGGTTACGTGATAAGAGAATTTGGAAAAGAAGGGACTACTCTTATACTTCCATTGGAAGAATAACTTATGTTCCAATTGCGCTTGGTGATATCTACTACCTCAGAATTTTATTGAATCATATTAGGGGCCCTAAATGTTTCAAGGATCTGAAAAAAGTGAATGGAAAAGATTGTAAAACATACAAAGAAGCTTGCCAAGAGATGGGACTATTAGATGATGATAAAAAATATGTTTCTGCCATTCAGGAAGCTAGCGCATGGGCATCTGAATCATACTTGAGGAATTTCTTGGTGATGTTATTGGTTTCAAACTCAGTAACACGTCCCGATTTTTTGTGGAATCAAACTAAGGACCTCTTATCTGCCGACATTTTATTCAATCAAAGAAGATTATTAAATTGTCCAG GTTTGGTTCTTCCAGAAGCAGAATTACAACTGATATGCCTTGCTGAAATTGAACAATTACTACTTAGTAATGGTAGCACACTTAagaattttccagaaatgccTTATCCATCAGCTAATTAT AGCTTAACTTCCGAACAACAACAAATATATCAAACAGTCATCGAAGCTGTTGCAGAGAAGGATGGTGGTGTTTTCTTTGTATATGGTTATGGTGGTACCGGAAAGACCTTCCTTTGGAAAACAATAACAGTTGCCTTACGCTCAAGAGGTGAAATTGTTCTCAATGTGGCATCCAGTGGAATTGCTTCGCTTTTGTTAAGTGGTGGGAGAACTGCACATTCAAGATTTTTTATTCCAATCAATGTTAACGAGAACTCCGTTTGCTCAATTGAACCCAATAGTGAGCTTGcagatttaataaacaaaaccaCATTGATCATCTGGGATGAAGCACCCATGATACACAAACATTGTTTTGAGGCTTTGGATAGAACCATGAGAGACATCTTGCGGTCAACTCAACCGAACAGTGAACACCAAGTCTTTGGTGGCAAAGTGATCCTTTTTGGCGGTGACTTTAGACAAATTCTACCAGTCATACCTCATGGTTCAAGAAGTAATATTGTTAATGCCTCCTTGAACTCTTCTTATATTTGGCAACATTGTAAGGTTCTTAAACTAACTGTCAATATGAGGTTAAGAATCGGTGGTGACCAGACAAATGTACAAGAAATTACAGAATTTGCAGACTGGATCTTGCAACTTGGAGAGGGTTTACTGGGAGATTCAAACGATGGTGAAGTCGATATTCAAATTCCAGATAATTTACTCATACTTGATTCAGTCAATCCTCTTTCAAGTTTAATCGAATTCACATATCCAGATATACATAACAGTTTGAATGATCCACTCTATTTCCAACAAAGAGCAATTCTCGCGCCAACTCATGACGTAGtgaatgaaataaatgaaaggCTTTTGGAGATGATGCCAGGTAGTCCGATCGAATATCTTAGCTCTGATAGCTTAGCTGAATGTGTGGACACCACAGATGCTGATCAAGCTTTGTATTCAAGTGATGTTCTAAACAATCTAAGAATGTCGGGATTACCTAATCATAAATTGGTGGTCAAAGTTGGAGTTCCAGTAATGTTACTAAGGAATATAGACCAGCCAAATGGTTTGTGCAATGGTACACGTCTTCAAGTAATCAAACTTGGAAAGCATGTGATTGAAGCAAAAATTATAACAGGAACAAACATTGACCATCACACATTAATCTCAAGATTGAAGATGACTCCTTCCGATAAAAGAATTCCAGACAAGATTACTCGGAAGCAGTTTCATTTGTCGGTATGTTTTGCCATGACTATAAACAAAAGTCAAGGACAATCACTTGATCGTGTAGGTTTGTACTTACCGCGTCCGGTTTTTAGTCATGGCCAACTATATATGGCAGTGTCAAGAGTGAAAACCAAGAAAGGATTGAAAATTCTCATAACAGATGAAGACAAGAAAGTTACGAACAATACCACAAATGTTGTGTACAAGGAAGTTCTTCAAAATTTGTAA
- the LOC122595639 gene encoding replication protein A 70 kDa DNA-binding subunit A-like, whose product MANETTNFPNEVDESKDFWDVKVRVIRKWSQRWRIDLIVIDENGNKMQVLLKGKLMPTLDPILQKDAILLFKKLGVGAQDDKFPVVDLPRKLIFYKVTEVLPSFGWRGHPYGFQFKNLEEISPQLMQQVLTVDVIGSISWCGNMDIYRSNTGKETKRLNLDLQNLNATVVKCTLWGDYVVQASNYVANHARNMEHVIMILQHCKIKIWTDFITIQNDMFGTRIFLDDDNDDINQFRRRNGGNGNSKSLLTTQTNYPMRNEFIVNGNRKSVEEVREIELVPGINYDPKKVKTKVEYMKDVENITPELENAPLESLWCPKCLKQALSVIPKFRVQFRVQEPTGSISFLMFDLDVCRLLGLSATNIRDRQLKSVDENSFPHEFDSLLERQLAFKIVVTDYNIRQKYYVYTVNKFCEDPEIIAEMLGEEDDITPEPENVEPNCVKLSESSQGGVDSKDVASVTGECLVVDVEKDSATSPVAKRPIKAVIDSIVAEEPSSNKRLRKKLEPYDV is encoded by the exons ATGGCTAACGAAACTACTAATTTTCCGAATGAAGTTGATGAATCCAAAGATTTCTGGGACGTTAAAGTTCGTGTCATAAGGAAATGGTCGCAAAGATGGAGAATTGATCTGATCGTCATTGACGAGAAT GGTAACAAGATGCAAGTTCTTCTGAAGGGAAAGCTCATGCCTACACTTGATCCCATACTTCAGAAAGATGCTATTCTTCTTTTTAAGAAATTAGGAGTTGGTGCACAAGATGACAAGTTTCCTGTTGTGGATCTACCCAGGAAACTGATCTTTTACAAAGTTACTGAAGTTCTACCTTCTTTTGGTTGGAGAGGACACCCTTATGGTTTTCAGTTCAAAAATCTTGAAGAGATAAGTCCGCAATTGATGCAGCAAGTGTTGACAGTTG atGTCATTGGAAGCATATCTTGGTGTGGAAATATGGACATATACAGGTCTAATACAGGGAAGGAAACTAAGAGGCTTAACTTGGACCTTCAGAATTtgaa TGCTACTGTTGTCAAATGCACTCTTTGGGGTGACTATGTTGTTCAAGCCTCCAACTATGTTGCTAACCATGCTCGTAATATGGAGCATGTTATTATGATTCTTCAACATTGCAAGATTAAGATATGGACTg attttattacTATTCAAAATGACATGTTTGGTACACGTAttttccttgatgatgacaaTGATGACATTAACCAATTTAGAAGAAG GAATGGTGGTAATGGTAATTCTAAAAGTTTGTTGACTACCCAGACAAATTATCCGATGCGTAATGAGTTTATTGTCAATGGTAACCGAAAATCTGTGGAAGAGGTCAGAGAAATCGAACTTGTGCCTGGTATAAATTATGATCCAAAG AAGGTCAAGACTAAAGTTGaatatatgaaagatgttgagaACATAACTCCAGAACTTGAGAATGCTCCTCTTGAAAGTTTGTGGTGTCCCAAATGTTTGAAACAAGCGCTTTCTGTCATCCCAAA GTTCCGAGTCCAATTTCGTGTGCAAGAACCAACTGGTTCTATTTCATTCCTTATGTTTGACTTAGATGTGTGTCGTCTTTTAGGCCTATCAGCAACCAATATTCGTGATAGGCAACTTAAATCTGTGGATGAAAACAGTTTTCCTCATGAGTTTGATAGTCTTTTAGAAAGGCAATTGGCTTTCAAGATTGTTGTTACTGACTATAATATCCGTCAGAAGTACTATGTTTACACTGTGAATAAATTCTGTGAGGATCCGGAAATCATTGCTGAGATGCTTGGTGAAGAGGATGAT ATTACTCCCGAACCTGAAAATGTTGAGCCCAATTGTGTGAAGCTATCAGAGTCTTCACAAGGTGGAGTTGATTCTAAG GATGTTGCATCTGTTACTGGAGAATGTTTGGTGGTCGACGTTGAGAAGGATTCTGCTACCAGTCCAGTCGCGAAACGTCCCATTAAGGCTGTTATTGACTCCATTGTTGCTGAAGAGCCGTCTTCCAACAAGAGGCTCCGCAAGAAACTTGAACCATATGATGTTTAA